The sequence CCTGACTATTTTCGTCAACACTTTGTGACACTTGGCACAACAGCAAGTGCCGTATGGCGTGATTGCTGCATCATAATTGCAACAGATCCGCCGATTCTGCCGGAAATTGGTGCGTTTACGCAAAGTCGCGGAAGGAATAACCCGCGACCTGATCCGGCTCGCACAGTGAACTGAGCAGCTCCGGTTGCCACATATGCCCTGACATAACAGCGGGCTCCGGACGTCCCGACCTGTGAGCATCGTCATATGCGCGTCGCGGCGCACCGGAGCCGGGCTTTCAAAAGGGTGCGCCGCGCCCCTTGGAACACTATTAATTAGCCAATTTGCCATATTAAAGAGGCTGAGCCGCGCAAGAGTGATCTTTGTCGGTGATGGCGGGGCGAGGCCCGCAGGAGGCTTGACCCCGGCCAGGGCAGGCCGGATAGGGTGGCGCGTGATAGCGGAAAATGTGCCAGAACAGCAAAGAGGGCAGGCAATTGTCAGGAAAGGGCAGCAATTCTGGCAGGCTTCGGCAGTATAACGAGCGTTTCCTCCTGCAGTCCCTGCGCCACCAGCGCGAAGCCTCCAAATCCGATCTCGCCCGTGTCGCGCATCTTACCCCCGCAGCGGTGGCTGATATTGTCGATGGGCTGGAGCAGGCAGGTTTCGTCAGGCAGGTTGGCAAAAGACTGGGCAAGCGCGGATCACCATCGGTTCTCTATGCCGTGAACCCGACGCGGCTCTACAGTATCGGCATCAAGATCGGTCGTCGCGCAATGGTGGCGGTGATGCTGGATTTCGCCGGCGAGATCTGCGCCCGGATGGAACAGGAATATGATTTCCCCGACCCGGCCCGGGTCCGGCGCGTGGGCAATGCCGCGATTGCGGATTTTCGCGCCCAGGCCGGCCGTGTGCCCGGGGCTGCTATGGCGGGTCTCGGCATTGCCGCCCCCTATTTCCTTGGTGGGTGGAGCGAAAAGCTGGGCTTCCCCGCGAATCTGGGCAGCCGCTGGCACGCGCTGGATCTGGCGACCTTTTTCGACAGCGGAGAGATGCCGGTTTTCGTAGAAAATGATGCGACGGCCGCCGCCCATGCCGAGCTTGTGCTTGGGAGCGGCACCCGGTTTCGCGATTTCATGCATATTTCGATTGATACCTTTATCGGCGGCGGCCTGGTGCTGGATGGCAAGGTTCATACCGGCCCGAATGGAAACAGCGCGGCGCTCGGGCCGCTGCCGGTCTCACCTTCAGGCCTGACCCCAGCGAAAGCGCCGTCTGCGCGCTATACCAGCTTGCTGCACCGCGCCTCGATCTGCGTGCTGATGGATCATCTGCATGCGCAGGGAATTGGGATCTCGCGCATGCGTGCGCTTGAGCCTTTACCCGAAGCGGCCCGCCAGCCGGTGCGGGACTGGACGCTGGATTGTGCGGGGGCGCTGGTCGAAGCGATCATCGCGATCACTTTAGTCATCGACCTCGAAGCAATCATCATTGACAGTATCCTGCCACGCAATCTGCATCTCGATCTTCTCGCGCAGGTGCAGGCGCGGTTCAATGAGGCTGGGGCCATCGGGATCATCGCACCCGAGTTACTGGGCGGCGGCTTTGGTGCCCTGGCTGCGCCGGTGGGGGCAGCAACCCTGCCTGTTTCGGCCTTGCTCGCACCGGATTCCAGTGTGCTGA is a genomic window of Rhodobacter sp. 24-YEA-8 containing:
- a CDS encoding ROK family transcriptional regulator, with translation MCQNSKEGRQLSGKGSNSGRLRQYNERFLLQSLRHQREASKSDLARVAHLTPAAVADIVDGLEQAGFVRQVGKRLGKRGSPSVLYAVNPTRLYSIGIKIGRRAMVAVMLDFAGEICARMEQEYDFPDPARVRRVGNAAIADFRAQAGRVPGAAMAGLGIAAPYFLGGWSEKLGFPANLGSRWHALDLATFFDSGEMPVFVENDATAAAHAELVLGSGTRFRDFMHISIDTFIGGGLVLDGKVHTGPNGNSAALGPLPVSPSGLTPAKAPSARYTSLLHRASICVLMDHLHAQGIGISRMRALEPLPEAARQPVRDWTLDCAGALVEAIIAITLVIDLEAIIIDSILPRNLHLDLLAQVQARFNEAGAIGIIAPELLGGGFGALAAPVGAATLPVSALLAPDSSVLMLGERSHALAGRLS